The genome window gtagaatcagcaatgatcggttgtttagaactcttccaattcaccgcaccaccattgcacaagaacacgtatccagatgttgacttcctgtcatcgacatcagtcatgaagtctgaatctgtgtacccttctacctttaactctgatgatcctccaaaaaccaagaataaatctttagttcttctcaagtacttaagaatattcttcacagctgtccagtgttcttcacctggattcgactgatatctgcttgtgacactcacagcaagagctatatcaggtcgtgtacatagcatggcatacatgaggctttcctattgccgatgcataaggaatcttgctcatgcgttgaatctcttcagatgtgttggggcacatcttcttggagagatgaattccatgccttaggggtaagagacccctcttggagttttccatgctgaacctcttcagcacctcctctatgtacattttctgtgacaggccaagcatccttttagatctatctctatagacctttattcccaaaatataggatgcttccccaaggtctttcatggagaattcttttgacaaccagaccttaaccgaggttagcatgggaatatcattccctattaggagaatgtcatctacgtacagtacgagaaaaacgacagcactcccactaacctttttgtaaacacacggttcctcttcgtttttgatgaaatcaaacgttttgattgcgtcatcgaaacgagtgttccaactccgagatgcttgctttagtccatagatggacctttgcagcttgcagaccttgtgatctccatcactggaagtgaaacccaaaggctgttccatatagatatcttcatcaagatatccattcaggaaagcagttttcacatccatctgccaaatttcataatcatgaaatgctgcaatggcaagcaatgttcggatggattttagcatggcaacaggtgaaaaggtctcctgatagtcaatgccttcgcgctgactataccctttcgccacaagccttgccttataggtctctacctctccatccgaacctatcttccttttgtagatccatttgcatccaataggtacaataccttctggtggatctactaaggtccagacttggttggaacgcatggagtctaactctgacttcatagcttccagccatttctcggaatcgacatcagatatcgcctcgttgtaggttttgggatcctgtatgtgatccctatctcccaccaggaacatttcctcggtatcctcttctagtatacctaagtatctatcgggaggatgggagaccctactagatctacgaggtggtcgagggacatcgtgtactggctctgtatgaatgggttcaataggatccatgactcgttgcttttcagagactttctcttcaagctcaattttcctcccactgcctctatcaaggataaactgattttccaagaagatggcatgacggctcacaaacacattgtgatcctctgagacgtaaaaattgtatcctaatgactctttaggatatcctataaaacgagcacttatggtcctagcctctaacttgtccgcctgtagtctcttgacatgggccggacatccccaaatcttgagatgacccagacttggtttcttaccatgccatatctcatacggtgtggtaggaacggatttagagggaactctattcaataaataaatcgctgtgagtaaggcatctccccaaaggaacataggtaaatcagtgaagctcatcatggacctgaccatgtccaacagggtccgattcctcctctctgacacccccgttgagttgaggtgtacccggaggtgtccattgtgagactatgccgttttctttgagatagtcccggaattccccactaaggtattctcctcctcgatctgatcgaagagccttaagaggttttccagtttgtttttctacttcattcttgaactctttgaacttttcaaaggattcagacttgtgtctcataagatacacatacccataccgtgaataatcatcggtaaaggtaatgaagtaagaataacgtcccctggctagcacatcgaatgggccacatacatctgtatgtattagggtaagtatttcagtggtcctctccccatgtcctacaaagggcagtctagccatttttccttgaagacaggactcgcaaactggatatgactcggaagtcaatgagccgagaagcccatctttatccattttgttcatcctatcctctccaatatggccaagtctgaggtgccacaaatatctttggtttatctcatctctggatcttttggatcctttggcactcatatcttgctcggtaacattcacagatacatccatatgtaaatgatagagactgtcgatcatgaaaccacgtgcgactattttatttcttaaataaatagaacagcagtctttgtcaaatgtaaaaacatgaccttcctgtgctagacatgaaacagaaatcaaatttctgctagcaacaggtacataatagcagtctctaagtattaaactaaatccagacggtagtcgcagatggtaggtgcccacagccacagcagcaacttttgccccgttgccaaccctaagggttaccgcaccttccgccagccttctactttcctttagaccctgcatggtagtgcacagatgagcactagaaccagaatctataacccaactagaagtagaagaaaccgttagattagtttcaattatgagcaagtctataccttctgaaggtgtgtcacctttcttgttcttcaggctctcgaggtatgaaggacagtttctcttccagtggccttcgacattgcagtggaaacattttcctttgtcgttagcctttttcttttgaacttccttctttggcttcttgtctttcttctgcttcttagcaggcttctttttcttccaagtagactttctcttggaaccagaagtcaactcagcagcaaggacattgccccttgaacctttcaaggctccctcagcagttaccaacatgttgattagttcagtcttagtgcattcaatcttattcatgtggtagtttactataaactgaccaaatgaatcaggaagtgactgtaggatcaaatccacttgtaattccttgtgcatgtccataccgagcttctcaagctcctctaggtccttgatcatggtcagaccgtgatcatggacagactgcccctcgcgcatcttcgctttgaaaagcctcttggacacttcaaaacgagctgtgcgactctgcttaccatacaactcttgcaggcgtgccagtatgtccctagaagtctttatattttcatgctggcattggagttcattagacatggatgccatcatatagcattttactctaatgtcatcatccaaccactttttatgcatttcacgctgaacatcagtaggacgtgctggtagtgtggggatatctgaatcgagtatgtagcctatcttctcacagtccaaaactattttgagatttctaagccagtctttgtaattggttccggtcagtcggttggtctcaagaatacgggtcaaagggtttgaagctgacattgtatctgcagagagtaaagattctagttagacttttgtacttgatcctaatctgttctaaggtcttttagaacaaatgtaactcccactattttctcgaattcctcacactcccctggtaggaaaacggaaatcccacacgactagggtttctagtgggtactgcggtcccaccgatttacatgccacctcacctaacagttattggtgacacatagatggataagtgtacaactcttgtacaatgcttctcaagcatgttgcagtgtaacttggtctctaagccatgaagacctcacctaacagttattggtcccatttcttagttaagtcagacccaccgtataaccgtaggaataaagtcgtcattgggtcctcacctaacagttattggtgcccaaccccacctttaccctacaacatctcatgtctatagagaggtccagccccccgatgcaacttgaccactgtgtccagccgagacaaatcaacatcagaaaggccttagcagctctactacagtggaagacctattgacttaatattggttaatcaaggtcttagtgtttgcaacttgagcccttcataagaggtatcgaacaattggccaggtaagcaggtggggaggctccccttactcagagagtaaggtcctaattaagtaaacccacctttcatgctttccctagacaccaattagatcaattaatctaatatgactgctcatgtcggttcactctcgacttgattgaggaggttttgatttaggtctcaattgggtttgctacatcacatgtaaacctatctacccgactcgcattacatcacatgcaaacggccatcacaggcagttataatcgcagcatcaaattaaagctaaactttaaataggtgatgatcatggattctaattaggtcgtattacaagcacatgcacatcaatcgatcaagtggtcttcaactcttgaattggttccaagcctccttgattcgatccttgatcaaccttgatcccatcgccatcaaccgttaGATCaccttcatctcatgcctttgcttcaacttgatcgttgatgtacatcacatcacagaaatacaaccagatgtaaaataaaaataaaaataattacatctccttttaggaggcacgcaggcctctcaaaacatcaaataagatgcatgcaagcatctgaaaaattacatgacatcgcagatcacatcgcaggtcattacatttgataccaaaagggtttgaatcctatgatcatcaccgtatgcaacaattataattttcagatctgaaaactaactgattgtatcatgacataggtcgctgatcatgctaatcatgattctaaactttgtaatcccattaacaatgcattagaatcatctttttatcacataaaaatcagcatgcaaaaaatcagcacccctgaaaatctgctgcagaatttttcagcatgcatgatcattcaattttcagatctatatgcctttagatattattcttaccttaatctacgaagcctaggctctgataccactgttggaacccgcccatgccgctgatatttcaaaaatttagatggcagcggaaCGGCAtgacgggttcgacgttcatcgcatgaacgttgtttcgagactttctaattaggtaagaattaaaacttttaaaactattaggaagatcaaatcttcaccttgcgcgggtagatgatcaccgcaaactgaattcgtggtttttggaaggggttcgcttgaagccgttcaaacgtccggcctctacgggtatccacacgaagcaggatcccgATCCAAGCTTCTATCCTCACCTGGGcgtgctagctcccttacagagataacttttgatggcttgatctcctctctttcttcaaCTCATgaaatgtacttgagagggaggaagaagaaggaagtaagaagaggaagaagcaaggccctgcagcctactttcttttccctgcgttggaaggaggaaaggaggaagaggaggcgccattggcttctttttcccttcttcttgctggcggctgaaccaaggagggagaggggtggccacgtgatggagagagGGGGATTCCTATTtccattaggtcagcccccaagagtcctccttttataacatctaggctccacaagttaggagcccttgatgtattaccaagaggggcgccgacccctcttgttgccgcaccaagagatcaaggaggaggggcatgagcccctccctctcagttgccctaatcctcatctatgaggattgggaggccctaatgtggtttagtccttaatccaattaggcttagcccaagggtgaaccaatttggatccaatctaggctagtcctaatccaattaggacttgaatgaaccatgactcaattgaactcttcaaatcctaatccaattagggagtcatgttgatttattagattaataatttaatttagacttaaggaatcctaatccaattaggatgtatttaattttagtcctaatccaattaggactctatttgaatccgaagtcctaatccaattaggatttctaggaatccctactgccaagtaggaatccaattttaattcaaaatttctaatctcattaggattgtaggaatcctattccaagtaggaatcccagtcctactccaaactAAGATtccccagtcctaatccaattaggactctaggtatcctactcgaagtaggactcttgttttcaagtccaattaattaattccctttgttccttcttcaacttcttatcaatcaaattgatacttgtgattcctaatcacgatttcaaccattcggatcggtcaatacttctagtttgtgtgaccccataggttctattctgactggtagttgagatattattgtgatctctatctcaatatcattgaaaactgcctttcaatgggttggaacgattccaactcaactcattagggtttatcgatcatcaagataatccctatgagtcccaccatccaccagtgacagcctagcagcatgtagtggctaccagcagaatggaatgatgaacctctaggtgcagttaacgtgtgatacagtcctactatcgtggatccctacagggcggaggtcatggacaactgcgtcaaaccccatcgtctgtcatatgtcaagatttattcgacttgagttcgctagtggaaaactcttttttcactttatattacttgccctggccaaggtcttagaactcagtctaacaaatcacataggatcactcctcttctatcaaggtcgatagattccttataggcgcataccctactcctacagtgaacttactgcagccaatctacactgcatggacccatatggctagagaccatgtattgtacagtcaaactacaataacctcactgtgagtagccgaagcaccgcaggtcaaaggacccagtcacactactgcacatcaagcaagtcactgaacgagtgatagacatccaagtgacttcttgtcttggtccacGCTCATACCCTTTtatctaacaagcacctgcactatcacttcagtgtccctacactgtggactcaagtctcgtccatccagaaggaaagtgatctgtgcactgatcggatcgatcaccgtcctcgtgatgatccattgatcaggagcatttagaaattaatcaccaatgatacatggctcaaattctcaactcttgagaatatgtatcatcatcttattaatttcttggacgattcatagacacataaacaatatgaatgaaaagatgccttttatttattcaataataaatagtcaagtacaaaattatgtccctagaatcaacatgtgtcagccaaattggcttctagggcatacatctaacaccaatCCCTTTAATATTTTGTGCAAAGTATGTGAGTATTATGTTATCTCACCATTTGGGTTAAATTCTTATTCACCAAACATATGTTCTAACTTCTAAGGACTACTTACGTTTAATACAAGGCTTTTCATATGACTTTGCACAAGTTCCGTTCATCATCCATGTTAGCCAATGTCTTCCTTTAGTCTCTCTAATTGCACAAGTTCCATCTATCATCCATGTTTAGCCTATATCTTCCCTTGCTCTCTTTAAACTCGTCGACAGACAAAAGCACAACAATGTAGGGGCCCTCTGCAGAACTAGCTTCCATATGCCCAACCATACTCATCATGAAGCCAGCACTTGTTAGTTGATGCAACTTTGATGCCTCATCTAAGATTATTGTTCCTAATTCTATTTTTCCTATGCAACAGAACCATCTTAATATTTCACTTTCTAGTTTTCGTAATCTTGTTTGATTGGATCTTGCTTGTTGCCTCATTTTGAACCTTTGTAACATAGCAAATTTTGTTGTTGTGTTACCAAATTTTCTCTTAAGTTGTGAAGAAGTTTGTCAGTCACTCGACATCCTTAAACTTGAAAGATCTCCCCACTATTTCACTTTATTTATAAACTTCAATTCTATTATATATGTCTTCGTTGTTGCTATTTTATTTAACAGATCCAAGATAATGGAACTAATCACATAACAGCATGGATTCAAAATTGGTGGAAAGGATTACACTATCAACATTGGACTTTTCTGATGTGAAACCGACACTAGTATGGGTGCCTGGACACCGGAATAGCGCAGGATCATGACATAATGGCCTTCCTGATTAGTAGTAACCGGTACCAAGACTGGTAAAGTCGGTACGAAGCCTCTCCAGATGTGAACATTTTTTTTGAAGCATGGGATCTGGAAAAACCTCTCACCCTAGTGGTTCTGACTGGTATGAGCTAGTACCAAGGCTGGTTCGGTCCATACCAAGCCTATTCTGATCAGggcatttttttttaagttggaTGACCATATTGGCTGATGCAATGTGAAGTGTGAAAGAAAATTTGATTGAGCATTAAACTGGTACCAAAATCATACTAGAAATAGAATTATTGACTTAATAACAAAAGggaacaaaatttatttgtcTAAATGGTTATAAGTTTTTACTATGAGTGGTAGGGACTGTGGAAAATTTATTCCTTGTGCATGAGGCAATTCCCTACCATAGTTGGTGGTGCTACAGAACAATATATGCTATTCAGATCAATATAGTAAGCAATTAAATTAACTTCAATTCAATTCATATCCATATTGCACATAAGGAAAAATTGACTTAATATCCATATTACGTATCAGAACCCTAAAAAGATGAAAgtcaaaatagaagaaaaaagccCTTCAAATCTGTAAGCGATGTGCACCACCGCTCCAAGAGTCGAACCATCCTAGGAAAACTGAAACCACCATCTGTACTGGTTTTTAAAACCTTACTTTATGCTGTACTTTGTCATGTAATTATAACTagcttcttatttttatttcttcttccacTAAAAGTAAATTATATAGGCCTTCATTTATTCAGCAGAGAGCTGCAAATCATTGGGattacttctatttttttttttaattaatttgttGCAATTTCTTTTGTTGTCTGTTTATTTTTCAGTTTTAGTGGGTGTTAGTATGTCTCATGCTGAGACAGAAACACCTTAAAACCATGTTAGATCATGCGTTGCTTATATTATGTGCATGCGTTGCTTATATTATGTGCCACATCATCCCTTCTATTTAAGTTATCTACTCCATAATATCTTATCACTTTTTATCATTGTATGTCCTGGCAGCACCGCCTGTTTCTCACTTTCTCTTTCATgagggttttgtatttttatgTGGTTTGTGGAAGTTAAAGGTTTTTATATgcatagtaattttcattttcAGTAATTTGAATAACATTAAAAGGGTGTGTCATGCCCCTGACATAATAGCATCTGCTGAGGGGCACGGCAACTGTTTGACAGAATTTGATAAAATAGGAAGACATTGAAGTAAGGTCAATGGCTAAAACTTTAACCTGGCATTGCCTACAAGGATGATAAAGTTCCTTGAGTATAATCTATTAGTAGACTGCAATCTAATAAATGCACAACATCTACTATCCTTAGTTTAAAGTTGCCTAATGTTTATTGTCGAATTTATCTCTCATTGCTGTCTGGTCTGCTGACCATCACTATGCCAGAGTTATCTGTTAAGAGCCATATTAGTGAAACTGTTTGCATTTGATGCATTTGGTCAGAGAGGAAATCAAATAAGTTTGACAACATTAGAGTATTTATATTTTGAAGTCTAGCCATGGTGTCATGCTTGATATTGTCTAATGGATGAATCTCATGCATTTTCATTCTTGTAGGTTATTTATGTTTAGGTAAATTTCATATGGTTACAATGATCACTTCATGTATCAACAGTTACTTTTCTTTGGTTAGCCCAGGCAATTGAAAAGCGGATTGCTGTCTTTTCTCAAGTCCCTGCTGAGAATGGAGAGCTCATTCAAGTACTGCGGTAAAATTTTGAACTTCTCCACCTCTAGCTAGAGTTTATAAGCATGAATCAGTTGTTCATATCAAAGCTAATGCTTGTTATTATGTAGGTATGAAAAAAATCAATATTACAAACCGCATCATGATTACTTTGCTGACACTGTAAGTGCCCTACTAAAACTTTATTTGATAATCTTTATTTATTGCTATATATGCTAATAGAAATGTTATGAACCATTTGAATGCAGTTCAACTTGAAGCGTGGAGGGCAACGTATAGCAACAATGCTCATGTATTTAAGCGATAATGTTGAAGGGGGTGAAACATATTTTCCTTTGGTTAGTTTATTATGTGAAAT of Phoenix dactylifera cultivar Barhee BC4 unplaced genomic scaffold, palm_55x_up_171113_PBpolish2nd_filt_p 002021F, whole genome shotgun sequence contains these proteins:
- the LOC120109314 gene encoding prolyl 4-hydroxylase 1-like, whose protein sequence is TFLWLAQAIEKRIAVFSQVPAENGELIQVLRYEKNQYYKPHHDYFADTFNLKRGGQRIATMLMYLSDNVEGGETYFPLAGNGECSCGGKMMKGLCVKPIKGDAVLFWSMGLNGESDPNSIHGGCAVLKGEKWSATKWMRQRTSY